Proteins from a single region of Carassius carassius chromosome 37, fCarCar2.1, whole genome shotgun sequence:
- the LOC132118331 gene encoding interleukin-1 receptor-associated kinase 1-binding protein 1 homolog translates to MAHSRSRVFATFSPNAGNVYRDENESVFNRGRKQTPLHAQSNARVVQMTGCAELSCPPDRASVTISVKNSKEHVNDVTNSVIRRLEYILQTVRQHDIKEENITVTKHLQREEELFHMQAEVLVVFSDFEKMQQARAVLIEKLDKIVCVGDPYYSHSAECLSLLRRRVCSEAVDNARLKASEVCCILGQVLGRPLLVHEEESREWTNSQHEVTGSPLTLPQKTAITLVSASSHVFVTFELRPNNNRRKF, encoded by the exons ATGGCGCACAGCCGGTCTCGTGTCTTTGCTACATTTTCACCGAATGCTGGTAATGTTTACCGAGACGAAAACGAATCGGTGTTTAACCGGGGACGCAAGCAAACCCCTTTACACGCTCAGAGCAACGCAAGAGTGGTTCAGATGACGGGCTGTGCGGAGTTATCGTGTCCTCCGGACCGCGCCAGCGTCACCATCAGCGTCAAAAACAGTAAAGAACATGTTAACGACGTGACTAACAGCGTTATCAGAAGACTGGAGTACATACTACAGACTGTGCGACAGCACGATATCAAg GAAGAAAACATCACTGTAACCAAGCATCTACAAAGAGAGGAAGAGCTCTTCCACATGCAAGCTGAG GTGCTTGTGGTGTTTTCAGACTTTGAGAAGATGCAACAAGCACGCGCAGTTTTGATTGAAAAACTTGACAAAATTGTGTGTGTTGGTGACCCTTACTACAGTCACAGTGCGGAATGTCTCAGTTTGTTAAG ACGGCGAGTATGTTCGGAAGCCGTGGACAACGCCCGGCTAAAAGCTAGTGAGGTGTGTTGCATTCTGGGACAAGTTCTGGGGCGGCCACTGCTTGTACATGAGGAGGAATCCCGAGAGTGGACCAACAGCCAGCATGAAGTGACTGGCTCTCCTCTAACCCTACCCCAGAAAACTGCGATTACACTAGTCTCTGCCTCTTCACACGTGTTTGTGACCTTTGAATTGCGTCCGAATAACAACAGGAggaaattttaa
- the LOC132118332 gene encoding uncharacterized protein LOC132118332: MPQITSGVIMQLTLLLSALPAQYLISKWTSGTETQRHIATQRILDTWDSIRKSYLNTAAWVDWLNTWIPKLPYFRDEEEQYQTLEETLAVELMMHDNEHGYFAVSKEVRRPRPAYVLHRVGQVVMERENRMVGVIMGWDAGLRAPPEWIKRKKYSDSELERAKDTPHYRIVFSGPDSSSVLIGYIPQYNVKLFQGFQPDIPRFLEHYFSHFDGEKFVMEEWLQEIYPDD, translated from the exons ATGCCTCAGATCACGTCAGGTGTGATCATGCAGCTGACGCTCCTGCTGTCAGCTCTACCTGCACAGTATCTCATCTCCAAATGGACGAGCGGCACCGAGACACAACGACACATCGCCACTCAAAG AATACTTGACACATGGGACTCCATAAGAAAATCCTACTTGAACACAGCTGCTTGGGTTGACTGGCTCAATACCTGGATTCCCAAACTACC GTACTTCAGAGATGAAGAGGAGCAATACCAAACTCTGGAAGAAACACTGGCGGTTGAGCTGATGATGCATGACAACGAGCACGGATACTTTGCAG TGTCAAAGGAGGTGCGACGCCCCAGGCCGGCATATGTGCTGCACCGTGTAGGTCAAGttgtgatggagagagagaatcGGATGGTGGGGGTGATCATGGGATGGGATGCAGGACTCAGAGCCCCACCAGAGTGGATCAAGAGAAAGAAATACTCAGACTCAGAG CTGGAGAGAGCCAAGGACACTCCTCATTACAGAATTGTGTTCAGTGGACCTGATTCTTCATCAGTACTGATTGGATACATTCCCCAGTATAATGTCAAGCTCTTTCAAGGCTTTCAG CCGGACATTCCTAGATTCCTAGAGCACTACTTTTCACACTTCGATGGGGAAAAGTTTGTTATGGAAGAATGGTTGCAAGAAATCTACCCTGATGACTGA